A genome region from Magnolia sinica isolate HGM2019 chromosome 8, MsV1, whole genome shotgun sequence includes the following:
- the LOC131252578 gene encoding probable LRR receptor-like serine/threonine-protein kinase At3g47570, translating to MAECEALRNISHRNLIKILTCCSSIDYKGNEFKALVFEYMNNGSLDRWLPKDGYDQQRGNLTFIQRLNIAHDVTSALDYLHHHCQTPIVHHNLKPSNILLDDDMIAHVGDFGLSRFLSEFSQTILLGVKGSIGYIAPEYGMGGKASTQGDVYSYGILLLEMIIGKGPTDDMFKDNLYLHHFAKLALPGRVMEIVDPYLFEEAEVTQGSGNHINARNKMHDCLISMVRIGVLCSLESPRE from the exons ATGGCCGAATGTGAAGCTTTGAGAAACATTAGCCATCGGAATCTTATTAAAATCTTAACCTGTTGCTCAAGCATTGATTATAAAGGCAACGAGTTCAAGGCTTTAGTTTTTGAGTACATGAACAATGGAAGTCTAGACAGGTGGTTACCCAAAGATGGGTATGACCAGCAAAGGGGGAATTTAACCTTTATTCAAAGGTTAAATATAGCGCATGATGTGACTTCTGCACTGGATTATCTACACCACCATTGCCAAACACCAATTGTGCATCACAATTTAAAACCGAGCAacattcttcttgatgatgacatgattgccCATGTGGGTGACTTCGGGTTATCAAGGTTCTTATCGGAGTTTTCTCAAACCATATTGCTTGGGGTGAAGGGATCTATTGGGTACATCGCTCCAG AGTATGGGATGGGCGGTAAAGCTTCCACACAAGGAGATGTTTATAGCTATGGAATCCTTCTCTTAGAGATGATAATTGGAAAGGggccaactgatgacatgtttaaagaCAATCTATACCTTCATCATTTTGCCAAGTTGGCGTTGCCTGGACGAGTAATGGAGATTGTAGATCCATATCTCTTTGAAGAAGCGGAAGTTACTCAAGGCAGTGGAAATCATATCAATGCAAGGAATAAAATGCATGATtgcttgatttcaatggtcaGAATTGGTGTGTTGTGTTCTTTGGAATCTCCGAGAGAATGA
- the LOC131253768 gene encoding LRR receptor-like serine/threonine-protein kinase EFR, with protein sequence MEPPPMSLWVIWSFLLHAIIFSSMNVPWLLGSAANFSNEIDHLALVHFKHLITDDPLHSLSSWNHSLHFCHWQGVTCGGRRHPQRVTALNLAGQNLVGPISPYIANLTFLRIINFVNNSFYGAVPEEIGHLFRLQYLSLANNTFTGEIPVNLTHCSELKVLDLDMNQLVGRIPTGLGSLSKLTELDLGLNSLTGSIPPSLGNLSSLTYLYISINSLEGSIPSELSQLVSLEVLAIYSNNLSGRIPPSLYNLSSINSLDVGDNRLNGNLPSNLGLTLANLQQLFVGRNQFTGPIPVSLPNASGLALVSFAFNSFSGSVPMNLGSLKNLTKVFFGQNRLGTGKSHDLSFLVSLTNCTSLQMLDMSHNRLSGGLPDSIANLSTQLTLLGLGENRIFGSIPSGIQNLFSLTKLSMQYNFLTGAIPIGVGKLNKMEVLTFGRNELSGNIPSSLQNMSRLYILSLYQNSLTGSVPSRLGNCTYMQFLHLFDNNLSGRLPKQLFSFPSLIEIFLGNNSFSGDLPLEAGYLKALQNLNVANNKLSGEIPSTLGNCLSLEYLGLDGNFFHGSIPSTFSTLRGLRSLDLSGNNLSGKIPKYLENLSALQYLNLSFNDFEGELPKQGVFRNASEVWVLGNSKLCGGIEELKLPACSSQASKKLGMSFASKIKFSIIGVVLCLISSSCFLTTLYWRKLWFCI encoded by the exons ATGGAGCCCCCGCCAATGAGCCTATGGGTAATTTGGTCATTTCTCCTCCATGCCATCATTTTCTCCTCCATGAACGTTCCATGGTTGTTGGGATCTGCTGCTAACTTCTCCAACGAAATAGATCATCTTGCTTTGGTCCACTTCAAACATCTGATAACTGACGATCCTCTCCATTCCTTGAGCTCCTGGAACCATTCTCTCCACTTCTGCCACTGGCAAGGAGTGACTTGCGGTGGTCGCCGGCATCCTCAAAGGGTCACGGCCTTGAACCTTGCTGGCcaaaacttggtgggccccatatctcctTACATAGCAAACCTCACCTTCCTCAGGATCATCAATTTCGTAAACAACAGCTTCTACGGCGCGGTTCCCGAAGAGATTGGCCATTTGTTCCGCTTGCAGTATCTCAGTCTGGCCAATAACACATTCACCGGAGAAATTCCAGTAAATCTGACCCACTGTTCAGAACTCAAAGTCCTCGATCTTGACATGAACCAGCTTGTAGGGAGGATTCCAACTGGGCTAGGTTCTCTGTCCAAGCTCACCGAATTAGACCTTGGTCTTAACAGTCTTACTGGAAGCATCCCAccttcacttggaaacctttcgtCTCTCACTTACCTTTATATTTCGATTAACAGTCTCGAGGGCAGCATCCCAAGTGAGCTCAGCCAGCTGGTAAGCTTAGAGGTGCTTGCAATTTATTCTAATAACCTGTCAGGTAGGATTCCTCCCTCGCTATACAATCTTTCATCCATTAACAGTTTGGACGTGGGAgataacagattgaatggaaatctTCCATCCAACTTAGGCCTCACTCTCGCTAATCTCCAACAACTCTTTGTTGGAAGAAACCAATTCACAGGACCCATACCGGTTTCATTACCCAACGCTTCGGGACTTGCACTTGTTTCATTTGCGTTCAATAGTTTTAGTGGATCCGTGCCTATGAATCTTGGAAGCCTCAAGAATCTCACTAAGGTATTTTTCGGCCAAAATCGACTTGGAACTGGGAAATCTCATGACTTGAGTTTTCTCGTTTCATTGACCAATTGTACTAGCTTACAAATGCTGGACATGAGCCATAACCGTCTCAGCGGTGGGTTGCCTGACTCCATAGCTAATCTTTCTACCCAACTGACATTGCTAGGACTTGGTGAGAACAGGATATTCGGAAGCATCCCATCTGGGATTCAAAACCTTTTCAGCTTAACAAAGTTGTCTATGCAATATAACTTTTTAACGGGTGCCATTCCCATTGGTGTTGGGAAGCTTAACAAAATGGAGGTACTTACCTTCGGTAGAAATGAATTATCGGGAAATATTCCATCTTCCTTGCAAAACATGTCCCGGTTGTATATACTTTCTTTATACCAAAACAGTCTAACAGGGAGCGTACCTTCACGTCTTGGAAATTGTACATACATGCAGTTCTTGCACCTCTTTGATAATAATCTTAGTGGTAGGTTACCCAAACAACTTTTCAGCTTTCCCTCTTTAATTGAAATCTTTCTTGGAAACAACTCGTTTAGCGGTGATCTGCCATTGGAAGCCGGATACCTGAAAGCTCTCCAGAATTTGAATGTTGCTAATAACAAATTGTCAGGCGAAATTCCAAGCACACTAGGTAACTGTCTAAGCCTAGAGTATCTTGGGTTGGATGGGAACTTCTTTCACGGGTCAATTCCTTCTACATTTAGTACTCTAAGAGGCCTTCGATCCCTGGATCTTTCAGGCAACAACTTGTCTGGAAAGATTCCAAAATACCTGGAGAACCTTTCTGCTTTACAATACCTCAATCTATCTTTCAATGATTTCGAGGGTGAATTACCAAAACAAGGGGTCTTTAGAAATGCCAGTGAAGTTTGGGTACTCGGAAATAGTAAGCTTTGTGGAGGTATCGAAGAATTGAAATTGCCAGCGTGCTCTAGCCAAGCTTCCAAGAAATTGGGGATGTCTTTTGCTTCAAAAATAAAATTCTCAATAATTGGTGTTGTCCTGTGTCTTATTTCATCATCATGTTTCCTTACCACTCTGTATTGG CGGAAGCTTTGGTTCTGTATATAA